The genomic stretch GCCTGCGCCTATGCCGGCGACCGCATGGTCGGCTACGTCAACGTCGCCTGGGACGGCGGCGTGCACGCCTTCCTGCTCGACACCACGGTCGACCCGGCGTTCCAGCGCCGCGGCATTGCCAAGGAACTGGTGCGGCAGGTGACCTACGCCGCCCGCGCGCGCGGCGCGCAGTGGCTGCATGTCGACTACGAGGAAAAGCTCGATGGGTTCTACAGGGCGTGCGGCTTCAAGCCGACGGCAGCGGGGTTGATCAGGCTGTAGTGTGGGAGAGGCCAGAGTGCTGGGCGCCCCAAGCGCACCGCGATCTCGGTCAAACGCTCAGGCACAGATACTTGATGTCGAGATAGTCCTCGATCCCGTATTTCGATCCCTCGCGCCCGTGCCCGGATTGCTTCACCCCGCCGAACGGCGCGACTTCGGTGGAGATCAGGCCCGTATTGATCCCGACCATCCCATAGTCGAGCGCCTCCGCCACCTCGAACACCCGGCTCAGGTCGCGC from Devosia sp. A16 encodes the following:
- a CDS encoding GNAT family N-acetyltransferase; the encoded protein is MQETEENAGIEIAYRLDPFPGEEELEPMWSAAWGDAWAGDLAFILARSLTHACAYAGDRMVGYVNVAWDGGVHAFLLDTTVDPAFQRRGIAKELVRQVTYAARARGAQWLHVDYEEKLDGFYRACGFKPTAAGLIRL